From a single Fulvivirga ulvae genomic region:
- a CDS encoding PadR family transcriptional regulator, which translates to MISKNLTAASTKPIILGILKQGSSYGYLIIKKIKEMSGGKMKYSDGMLYPVLHRLEKEGFIQSNWVMEDDSTRPRKYYEITAKGKEELLVEQKQWQQVNAVLDQVWSLKTT; encoded by the coding sequence ATGATTTCCAAAAATTTAACGGCGGCCTCTACGAAACCCATCATTTTGGGCATACTCAAACAGGGGAGTAGCTACGGTTACCTGATCATCAAAAAGATCAAAGAAATGTCTGGAGGTAAAATGAAGTATTCCGATGGTATGCTTTATCCGGTACTGCATCGGCTGGAAAAAGAGGGCTTTATTCAATCGAACTGGGTAATGGAGGACGATTCCACCAGGCCCCGGAAGTACTATGAGATTACTGCTAAAGGTAAGGAAGAGCTGCTCGTGGAGCAGAAGCAATGGCAACAGGTCAATGCCGTACTTGACCAGGTGTGGAGTTTAAAAACAACCTAA
- a CDS encoding ABC transporter permease, whose protein sequence is MKFDLEKAINQWLKTFRKHKAFDDGSVREMEVHLRDHIDDLLAEGYSEQEAFNFAVDEFGEIEGVADQEFMHVKRRTSFAGIHIYRNYLKIALRGFTRQPFFTFLNIFGLAIGMAGSLLIALYIHDELSFDKMFADADRIYRVNIDNQTSGEYKEYASAPGPMGGVLIQDCPQVEQVTRFREVRSILLKRPEATLNIKEKYVTAVDSTFFEMFGIDLLEGDSKTALKEPNTLVLTKSAARNLFGNESALDQELLMNNDKLYKITGIIDNLPANSFLRSYSVFISMESFEDAKTTAWNTWYFPTFVKLHKDAKADDLQRFLSTVKENYLIPWAMTFVPGLTIEKARADEEQTGNFMRFNATALPDIRLYTSNREGDFNQNSDIKNVYILGCIGVFLMFMASVNFMNLSTAHSLKRAKEVGVRKVLGSGRLSLVRQFLTESVLISCFALVLALVIVAGVLPLFNTLAAKSIIIPLTSPLFWAMVISGVLILGLLSGSYPAFFLSGFAPARVLKGGYNKVSGGRIRNGLVVVQFTISVFLIIGSIVVFQQVKFIQNKDLGFQKDQILVLDDVSAAGKQLEPFREEIKRISQVKQVSLSSYLPTPSRRSGTTFFTEGSFVDGVLNSEKGLIIGKWGIDYDYAPILGLEIIAGRNFSEAHVTDSSAIILNETAVAMLDVSPEEAIGMRLTEDFHRQDKENMEYLTIVGVVKDFHFESLKNNIGALSMTLGGNPEKMIVKLSSGNFTDAISQIEEVWRSLVQGQPFSYYFMDESFNETYKAELRLGNIFLTFTVLSILIACLGLFGLASFNAEKRSKEIGIRKVLGASVRQVTYQLTGDFLKLVAVAIALAMPLGWFIMVKWLEEFTYRVEVTWWMLAVAGLVAVSISIITVSYQSIKAAMMNPVKGLRSE, encoded by the coding sequence ATGAAATTTGATTTAGAAAAGGCCATAAATCAATGGCTCAAAACTTTCAGAAAGCACAAAGCTTTTGATGACGGATCGGTACGCGAAATGGAGGTGCACCTTCGTGATCATATCGATGACCTGTTGGCAGAAGGATATAGCGAACAGGAGGCATTTAATTTCGCTGTAGATGAATTTGGAGAGATTGAGGGAGTTGCTGACCAGGAATTCATGCATGTGAAAAGAAGGACTTCATTTGCAGGCATACATATCTATAGAAACTACCTCAAAATTGCCCTCAGGGGATTTACCCGGCAACCATTTTTCACCTTTTTGAACATCTTCGGTCTGGCCATTGGTATGGCAGGGAGCCTGCTTATCGCCTTATACATCCATGATGAACTCAGTTTTGACAAGATGTTTGCTGATGCTGACAGGATCTACAGGGTAAATATAGACAATCAAACCAGCGGGGAGTATAAAGAATACGCTTCTGCACCAGGTCCCATGGGCGGAGTACTGATTCAGGATTGCCCGCAAGTGGAACAAGTGACCCGCTTTCGGGAGGTAAGGAGCATACTTTTGAAGCGACCAGAGGCAACCTTGAATATCAAGGAGAAATATGTGACGGCGGTTGATTCCACTTTTTTTGAAATGTTTGGTATTGACCTGCTCGAAGGCGATTCTAAAACAGCACTAAAGGAGCCAAATACACTGGTTTTAACAAAGTCTGCTGCCAGGAATCTCTTTGGAAACGAAAGCGCCTTGGACCAGGAGTTACTGATGAACAATGATAAACTTTATAAGATTACCGGTATCATTGACAACCTTCCGGCAAACTCTTTTCTGAGAAGCTATTCAGTATTTATATCTATGGAAAGTTTTGAAGATGCAAAAACAACAGCATGGAATACCTGGTATTTTCCAACTTTTGTCAAGCTTCATAAAGATGCTAAAGCTGATGACCTGCAACGGTTTTTAAGCACAGTAAAGGAAAACTATCTCATTCCCTGGGCTATGACATTCGTGCCGGGTTTAACCATTGAAAAAGCTCGTGCAGATGAAGAGCAAACAGGTAACTTCATGCGCTTTAATGCTACTGCGCTGCCTGATATCCGCCTGTATACTTCCAACAGAGAGGGAGACTTTAACCAGAACAGCGATATCAAGAACGTCTACATACTTGGCTGCATAGGTGTATTCCTGATGTTTATGGCCTCGGTTAACTTTATGAACCTCTCCACGGCACATTCATTGAAAAGAGCCAAAGAGGTAGGCGTCAGAAAGGTACTAGGCTCCGGCAGGTTAAGTCTGGTCAGGCAATTTCTCACTGAGTCAGTATTGATCTCATGCTTTGCGCTGGTATTGGCCCTTGTTATAGTAGCCGGTGTGTTGCCTTTGTTTAATACATTGGCTGCAAAGTCCATTATTATACCATTAACCAGCCCTTTATTCTGGGCAATGGTAATATCAGGTGTACTGATTTTAGGGCTGCTGTCGGGCAGCTATCCCGCATTTTTTCTATCAGGTTTTGCCCCTGCGCGAGTTCTTAAAGGCGGTTATAACAAAGTCAGCGGAGGCAGGATCAGAAATGGCCTTGTCGTTGTACAGTTTACCATTTCAGTGTTTCTGATCATCGGATCAATAGTGGTTTTTCAGCAGGTGAAATTTATTCAGAATAAAGATCTTGGTTTTCAAAAAGATCAGATACTTGTTCTGGACGATGTTTCGGCGGCAGGCAAACAACTGGAGCCATTCAGGGAAGAAATCAAGCGGATAAGTCAGGTGAAGCAGGTATCATTGAGCAGCTATCTGCCTACACCCTCCAGAAGGAGTGGTACTACTTTTTTCACAGAAGGATCATTCGTTGACGGTGTATTGAATTCGGAGAAAGGATTGATCATCGGAAAGTGGGGTATTGATTATGATTATGCACCTATCCTGGGTTTGGAAATCATTGCCGGACGAAACTTTTCAGAGGCCCACGTCACCGATTCCAGCGCTATTATTCTGAACGAAACAGCCGTGGCCATGCTGGATGTATCTCCCGAGGAAGCGATTGGCATGCGTTTAACGGAAGATTTTCATCGTCAGGATAAAGAAAACATGGAATACCTGACAATAGTGGGCGTGGTTAAGGACTTTCATTTTGAATCTTTAAAGAACAATATCGGCGCCCTGAGTATGACATTGGGCGGAAATCCTGAAAAGATGATCGTGAAGCTGAGTTCTGGTAATTTTACGGATGCCATTTCTCAAATTGAAGAAGTCTGGCGATCGCTTGTGCAGGGGCAGCCTTTCAGCTACTATTTTATGGATGAGTCCTTCAATGAAACTTATAAGGCCGAGCTGAGGCTAGGGAATATATTCCTGACTTTTACAGTGCTTTCCATCCTCATTGCATGCCTGGGACTGTTTGGACTGGCGTCGTTCAATGCAGAAAAACGCTCTAAGGAGATAGGCATACGAAAAGTACTGGGTGCCAGCGTCAGGCAGGTCACGTACCAACTAACCGGCGACTTTCTAAAGCTGGTAGCTGTGGCTATAGCCTTGGCCATGCCTTTGGGCTGGTTCATCATGGTGAAATGGCTGGAAGAGTTCACCTACCGGGTAGAGGTAACCTGGTGGATGTTAGCAGTTGCGGGTCTGGTGGCCGTGTCC
- a CDS encoding sterol desaturase family protein yields the protein MNVYAFITPIVVILLVAEIIYCARVKNGKYPFQDTVTNLGTGIGNQCVNLAVAFFVYKFYGWLYELTPLRIPATWYTLILLLLLQDFVFYWFHRLGHTMNVFWAAHMPHHSSEEMNLSVGIRASFTQRLFQFLFFDWILVVIGFSPEAVYSMAAVHLLLAYWHHTAVINKMGWWEKYFVTPSHHRVHHGVNPQYIDKNFSEFLIIWDKIFGSYEEEVEEVCYGVTHPPRTWDPIHINFQFWSQLWRDAKATKYFWDKIRIWFMPIGWRPRDLEPYFKGGRIGYSRSEQVKYVSAPMQKSKEYLIAQIGLGLVVLYLTINLQLPFEYWHRVILSASIFMMIVSWGAILESKTWAKPLEVIRILATAISLIYVLHDSGVSSYQNWTTIAVLLLSGVSILYFSVAVAREGAVVVRE from the coding sequence ATGAATGTCTATGCCTTTATTACGCCCATTGTGGTGATACTACTTGTAGCTGAAATCATTTATTGCGCCCGGGTGAAGAATGGAAAATATCCATTTCAGGATACCGTTACCAATCTCGGCACGGGCATCGGTAACCAATGTGTAAACCTGGCCGTAGCTTTTTTTGTGTACAAGTTCTATGGCTGGCTTTATGAGCTCACACCCTTACGGATACCTGCCACCTGGTATACGCTCATATTGCTGCTCTTACTTCAAGACTTTGTTTTTTACTGGTTCCATCGGTTAGGCCATACTATGAATGTTTTCTGGGCCGCTCACATGCCCCATCATTCTTCGGAAGAGATGAACCTGTCGGTAGGCATCAGAGCAAGCTTCACACAGCGACTGTTCCAATTCCTCTTCTTTGACTGGATACTGGTTGTGATAGGCTTTAGTCCGGAGGCTGTATACTCCATGGCAGCGGTACACTTGCTGCTGGCATACTGGCACCACACAGCCGTAATTAATAAAATGGGCTGGTGGGAGAAGTATTTTGTCACGCCGTCACACCATCGGGTTCATCATGGTGTCAATCCCCAGTATATTGATAAAAACTTCTCCGAATTCCTGATCATCTGGGATAAAATATTCGGGTCATACGAAGAAGAAGTAGAAGAAGTCTGCTATGGTGTAACCCACCCGCCCAGGACCTGGGATCCTATACATATCAATTTCCAGTTTTGGAGCCAGCTCTGGAGAGATGCCAAAGCCACCAAATATTTCTGGGACAAAATCAGGATCTGGTTCATGCCCATTGGCTGGCGACCGAGAGACCTTGAACCTTACTTTAAAGGAGGCCGCATTGGCTACAGCCGCTCCGAGCAGGTTAAATACGTAAGCGCTCCAATGCAAAAGTCTAAAGAATACCTGATAGCACAGATTGGACTGGGGTTGGTAGTATTATATCTCACCATTAACCTGCAGTTGCCCTTCGAATACTGGCATCGCGTAATACTCTCAGCAAGTATCTTTATGATGATCGTCAGTTGGGGAGCTATCCTCGAATCAAAAACATGGGCCAAACCACTGGAAGTAATCCGAATACTGGCCACCGCCATTAGCCTGATCTACGTCTTGCATGATTCCGGTGTCTCCAGTTACCAAAACTGGACGACTATTGCTGTCCTTTTGCTTTCAGGAGTAAGTATCCTGTATTTTTCCGTAGCGGTAGCCAGAGAGGGGGCAGTGGTTGTGAGGGAGTAG